A genomic window from Elaeis guineensis isolate ETL-2024a chromosome 3, EG11, whole genome shotgun sequence includes:
- the LOC105040403 gene encoding myricetin 3-O-glucosyl 1,2-rhamnoside 6'-O-caffeoyltransferase AT2 codes for MRFSVTKLAQALVPPYEPTPTGNLTLSSMDRYPRGCRYLYDSIHVFGHGEEPAKVIREALSRALVPYYPIAGRLVDSDQGEPEVACTGDGVWFVEASASCNLGDVNHLERPLMIPKQLLLPCPSPETKERDAILLMQVTGFTCGGFALGIRFNHAFFDGTGVGQFLKAVAEMAKGLARPTVEPIWCREAIPNPPRLYNEPKLLITSPLELFVLDLSLDHVHQMKSKFTKETSRICTKFEVLTAKVWQSLVRAINLDPHVDVCLIFTTNVRHLMQQILPPEGGYYGNCMYRATVTATRGKITNASLVEIVSLIQEAKDELMSRFSKWLMGDPAADPFKEPLRYGSLWVTDWTRVGFSELDYGWGGPVHVVPLSDTEFVPLCFILKPPAAKQSVRLMTRCVAKEHLPSFLDHMNSISASTVLNQFEDEYFCPKSE; via the exons ATACCTGTATGACTCGATCCATGTGTTTGGGCACGGAGAAGAGCCTGCAAAGGTAATAAGGGAAGCGTTGTCGAGGGCCCTTGTCCCCTACTACCCCATCGCAGGCCGGCTCGTGGATTCCGACCAAGGCGAGCCGGAGGTTGCCTGTACTGGAGACGGCGTATGGTTTGTCGAGGCATCCGCCAGCTGCAACCTCGGAGATGTCAACCACCTCGAACGCCCTCTTATGATCCCCAAACAACTGCTCCTCCCATGCCCTTCCCCTGaaacaaaagagagggatgcgATTTTGCTGATGCAG GTTACCGGATTCACTTGTGGTGGATTTGCACTCGGCATCAGATTCAATCATGCATTCTTTGACGGCACCGGAGTCGGTCAATTCCTGAAAGCCGTAGCCGAGATGGCCAAAGGTCTCGCGCGGCCGACCGTTGAGCCGATCTGGTGTAGAGAAGCTATCCCTAACCCACCCAGGTTGTACAACGAACCTAAGCTACTAATCACGTCGCCTTTGGAGCTTTTCGTTTTAGATCTCTCTCTAGACCACGTCCACCAAATGAAGAGCAAATTCACGAAAGAGACGAGTCGGATCTGCACCAAGTTCGAGGTGCTCACGGCCAAGGTCTGGCAGTCTCTCGTTCGAGCAATCAACTTGGATCCCCATGTCGATGTCTGCTTGATCTTTACAACAAATGTTCGACATCTGATGCAACAAATATTACCCCCTGAAGGAGGTTATTATGGCAATTGTATGTACCGTGCGACGGTTACAGCAACCAGGGGGAAGATCACGAATGCATCCCTTGTCGAGATTGTGAGTTTAATCCAAGAGGCTAAAGATGAGCTGATGTCCAGGTTCTCAAAATGGTTGATGGGAGACCCCGCGGCAGACCCTTTTAAAGAGCCATTGAGATACGGGTCTTTGTGGGTGACGGATTGGACTAGAGTGGGCTTCTCTGAGCTCGACTATGGATGGGGAGGACCCGTTCATGTTGTCCCACTGAGTGATACCGAGTTTGTGCCTTTATGCTTCATTCTCAAGCCACCTGCAGCCAAACAAAGTGTGCGTTTGATGACCCGTTGTGTTGCGAAGGAGCACTTGCCAAGTTTTCTTGATCATATGAATTCGATCTCGGCGTCTACAGTACTGAACCAATTTGAGGATGAGTATTTTTGCCCCAAGTCCGAGTAg